One Rattus norvegicus strain BN/NHsdMcwi chromosome 18, GRCr8, whole genome shotgun sequence DNA segment encodes these proteins:
- the Chmp1b gene encoding charged multivesicular body protein 1b, protein MEKHLFNLKFAAKELNRSAKKCDKEEKAEKAKIKKAIQKGNMEVARIHAENAIRQKNQAVNFLRMSARVDAVAARVQTAVTMGKVTKSMAGVVKSMDATLKTMNLEKISALMDKFEHQFETLDVQTQQMEDTMSSTTTLTTPQNQVDMLLQEMADEAGLDLNMELPQGQTGSVGTSVASAEQDELSQRLARLRDQV, encoded by the coding sequence ATGGAGAAACATCTGTTCAACCTGAAATTCGCGGCCAAAGAACTGAACAGGAGTGCCAAAAAATGCGACAAGGAAGAAAAGGCCGAAAAGGCCAAAATTAAAAAGGCCATTCAGAAGGGCAACATGGAAGTTGCGAGGATACACGCCGAAAATGCCATCCGCCAGAAGAATCAAGCGGTAAACTTCTTGAGAATGAGTGCACGAGTGGATGCGGTCGCTGCCAGAGTCCAGACTGCAGTGACGATGGGCAAAGTGACCAAGTCCATGGCGGGTGTGGTTAAGTCGATGGACGCGACGTTGAAAACTATGAATCTGGAAAAGATCTCAGCTTTGATGGACAAATTCGAACACCAGTTTGAGACCCTGGACGTCCAGACTCAGCAAATGGAAGACACGATGAGCAGCACGACGACGTTGACCACTCCCCAGAACCAAGTGGATATGCTGCTCCAGGAAATGGCAGATGAGGCGGGCCTCGATCTCAACATGGAGCTGCCTCAGGGCCAGACCGGTTCCGTGGGAACGAGCGTAGCTTCGGCTGAGCAAGATGAACTGTCCCAGAGATTGGCCCGCCTTCGGGATCAAGTCTGA